In Kocuria turfanensis, a single genomic region encodes these proteins:
- a CDS encoding SDR family NAD(P)-dependent oxidoreductase, whose product MLTALVTGGTSGIGAAFADALARRGNALVLVARDADRLEQTAARLRAEHGVPVEVLAADLADRADVDRVAARVEDPLRPVDVLVNNAGFSVKTPFTAPDTGAHDRAFEVMCRAVLVLSSAAARAMTARGSGWIINVSSIAGLITMGSYSAIKAYTTAFTEALAVELHGTGVHVTALLPGWVRTEFHERAGITGSSIPSFMWLTPERVVEEALDDVARGKVISMPTKRYRALGAVLRHLPRFAVRRISGMVASARQKERAAGS is encoded by the coding sequence ATGCTTACCGCTCTCGTGACGGGGGGGACGTCCGGCATCGGCGCCGCGTTCGCCGATGCCCTGGCCCGCCGTGGAAATGCCCTGGTTCTGGTCGCCCGCGACGCGGACCGCCTCGAGCAGACGGCGGCCCGTCTGCGCGCGGAGCACGGCGTGCCCGTCGAGGTGCTGGCGGCGGATCTCGCGGACCGCGCCGACGTCGACCGGGTGGCCGCCCGCGTCGAGGACCCGCTGCGCCCGGTGGACGTGCTGGTGAACAACGCCGGCTTCTCCGTGAAGACGCCCTTCACCGCCCCGGACACCGGCGCCCACGACCGCGCGTTCGAGGTCATGTGCCGGGCCGTGCTGGTCCTGTCCTCCGCCGCGGCCCGGGCCATGACGGCGCGCGGGTCCGGCTGGATCATCAACGTGTCCTCCATCGCGGGGCTGATCACGATGGGCTCGTACTCGGCGATCAAGGCCTACACCACCGCGTTCACCGAGGCACTGGCCGTGGAGCTCCACGGCACGGGCGTGCACGTCACCGCGCTGCTGCCCGGCTGGGTGCGCACGGAGTTCCACGAGCGCGCGGGCATCACCGGCTCCTCGATCCCCTCCTTCATGTGGCTCACCCCGGAGCGCGTGGTCGAGGAGGCCCTCGACGACGTCGCCCGCGGCAAGGTGATCTCGATGCCGACCAAGCGCTACCGGGCCCTCGGGGCCGTCCTGCGGCACCTGCCGCGGTTCGCGGTCCGGCGGATCTCCGGCATGGTCGCCTCCGCCCGCCAGAAGGAACGGGCGGCCGGGTCGTGA
- a CDS encoding YkvA family protein, whose translation MPWWWSSAWPVLVGALGALLVVWLVLLVVLWRAAPDRPGVHDALRLLPDVLRLVKRLAGDRALPRGVRVRLLLLLAYLALPVDLVPDFVPVLGYADDAVIVLLVLRSVARTAGPQALERHWPGTPDGLAAVRRLVGDHRQRDAE comes from the coding sequence GTGCCGTGGTGGTGGAGCTCGGCCTGGCCCGTGCTGGTGGGCGCCCTCGGGGCGCTGCTGGTGGTGTGGCTGGTGCTGCTCGTCGTGCTGTGGAGGGCCGCACCGGACCGCCCCGGGGTGCACGACGCGCTGCGGCTGCTGCCGGATGTGCTCCGGCTCGTCAAGCGGCTGGCCGGTGACCGCGCACTCCCCCGCGGGGTGCGCGTGCGGCTGCTGCTGCTGCTCGCCTACCTGGCACTGCCCGTCGACCTGGTCCCGGACTTCGTCCCGGTGCTGGGCTACGCCGACGACGCGGTGATCGTCCTCCTGGTGCTGCGCTCGGTAGCGCGCACCGCCGGCCCACAGGCCTTGGAGCGACACTGGCCGGGCACCCCGGACGGCCTGGCCGCGGTGCGCCGTCTCGTGGGTGACCACAGGCAGCGGGACGCCGAATGA
- a CDS encoding HAD-IB family hydrolase — MTETPTTRVLLTGATGFLGQAVLERLLSAHDGVHVTAVVRPKGSTSGAQRLRQLLRKPAFRTWRESMGERAEQVFAERTAVLEGDLSALAEITEPFDVVIHSASTVSFDPPIHEAFSTNVGGAIGLYDALLSSGQDPHVIHVSTCYVGGIAKGLRPEAPVDHDVDWAAEFDAALRAREEADMASRTPERLQALIDDATAGHGKEGPKSVARAAEAAREEWVRTRLVEYGRTRAQSLGWTDIYTFTKALGERVAEQKWAGAGHRLSVVRPSIIESALRHPYPGWIDGYKVADPLIMAYAKGALPEFPGLPDSVLDVIPVDFVVNAIVALAVGGHRDASGTPTPAGAEAPEPGFYQVCSGASNPLPFHQMYENVLAFFTAHPIQDDEGNPIRVPEWKFPANNAVERSLAVKEKLSAVGGKLTAALPATSRTREWANSMHKMQSGLGSLRTYVDLYQSYTRTEMIFDDARTRQLNDSLPAGTPEDRTFDVRSIDWADYWQNVHLPALTEMTKAYGRLRAASRRRNAPRRTLREGTDVLAVFDLEGTVLNSTVIHQYLQLRRRTLGLAKWPAEAVDLVSSAPTYLKAEKRDRGEFIRAFMRRYEGVPARTVRDQVAGPLGRDMRRLLRPGALARIEEHRAAGHRTVLVTGSIDLLVEPLAHLFDEVVAGRMDERDGVMTGYLATPPLVDEARAQWLKKYAEQGGYDLTRSYGYGDSHADASWLVLMGHPYTVNPDLPLYRLAKKNHWPIEDWKTV, encoded by the coding sequence TTGACCGAGACCCCCACCACGCGCGTTCTGCTGACGGGAGCCACCGGCTTCCTGGGGCAGGCCGTGCTCGAACGGCTGCTCTCCGCCCACGACGGCGTGCACGTCACCGCCGTCGTGCGGCCCAAGGGCAGCACCAGCGGGGCGCAGCGCCTGCGGCAGCTGCTGCGCAAGCCGGCCTTCCGCACCTGGCGGGAGTCGATGGGGGAGCGGGCCGAGCAGGTCTTCGCGGAGCGCACCGCGGTGCTCGAGGGGGACCTGTCCGCGCTGGCGGAGATCACCGAGCCGTTCGACGTGGTGATCCACTCGGCCTCCACCGTGTCCTTCGACCCGCCGATCCACGAGGCGTTCAGCACGAACGTCGGCGGTGCCATCGGGCTCTACGACGCGCTGCTGAGCTCCGGGCAGGACCCGCACGTCATCCACGTCTCCACCTGCTACGTGGGCGGGATCGCGAAGGGGCTGCGCCCCGAGGCCCCCGTGGACCACGACGTGGACTGGGCGGCCGAGTTCGACGCCGCCCTGCGGGCCCGTGAGGAGGCCGACATGGCCTCGCGCACGCCCGAGCGGCTCCAGGCCCTCATCGACGACGCCACCGCCGGCCACGGCAAGGAGGGCCCCAAGTCCGTGGCCCGCGCCGCGGAGGCCGCCCGGGAGGAGTGGGTGCGCACCCGCCTCGTCGAGTACGGGCGCACCCGGGCCCAGTCGCTGGGGTGGACCGACATCTACACCTTCACCAAGGCCCTGGGCGAGCGCGTCGCCGAGCAGAAGTGGGCCGGTGCCGGGCACCGGCTGTCCGTGGTGCGGCCCTCCATCATCGAGTCGGCCCTGCGCCACCCCTACCCGGGCTGGATCGACGGCTACAAGGTGGCCGACCCGCTGATCATGGCCTACGCCAAGGGCGCGCTGCCGGAGTTCCCCGGCCTGCCGGACTCGGTGCTGGACGTCATCCCCGTCGACTTCGTGGTCAACGCGATCGTGGCGCTGGCCGTGGGCGGGCACCGGGACGCGTCCGGCACGCCCACCCCCGCGGGGGCCGAGGCCCCCGAACCCGGCTTCTACCAGGTGTGCTCGGGGGCCTCGAACCCGCTGCCGTTCCACCAGATGTACGAGAACGTGCTGGCGTTCTTCACCGCGCACCCGATCCAGGACGACGAGGGCAACCCGATCCGGGTGCCCGAGTGGAAGTTCCCCGCGAACAACGCCGTGGAGCGCTCCCTGGCGGTCAAGGAGAAGCTCTCCGCGGTGGGCGGGAAACTGACCGCGGCCCTGCCGGCGACCTCCCGCACCCGGGAGTGGGCGAACTCCATGCACAAGATGCAGTCCGGGCTCGGCTCCCTGCGCACCTACGTGGACCTCTACCAGTCCTACACGCGCACGGAGATGATCTTCGACGACGCCCGCACCCGCCAGCTCAACGACTCCCTGCCGGCCGGCACGCCGGAGGACCGCACCTTCGACGTCCGGTCCATCGACTGGGCCGACTACTGGCAGAACGTGCACCTGCCCGCGCTGACCGAGATGACCAAGGCCTACGGCCGGCTCCGCGCCGCGTCCCGGCGGCGCAACGCGCCCCGGCGGACGCTCCGCGAGGGCACCGACGTGCTCGCCGTCTTCGACCTCGAGGGCACCGTGCTCAACTCCACGGTCATCCACCAGTACCTGCAGCTGCGCCGCCGCACCCTGGGCCTCGCGAAGTGGCCCGCGGAGGCGGTCGACCTCGTCTCGAGCGCCCCGACCTACCTGAAGGCCGAGAAGCGGGACCGCGGCGAGTTCATCCGCGCGTTCATGCGCCGCTACGAGGGGGTCCCCGCCCGGACCGTGCGCGATCAGGTGGCCGGGCCGCTGGGCCGGGACATGCGGCGCCTCCTGCGCCCGGGGGCACTGGCCCGGATCGAGGAGCACCGCGCCGCGGGGCACCGCACGGTCCTGGTCACGGGCTCCATCGACCTGCTCGTGGAGCCCCTCGCCCACCTGTTCGACGAGGTCGTGGCCGGGCGGATGGACGAGCGCGACGGCGTGATGACCGGCTACCTGGCCACCCCGCCCCTGGTCGACGAGGCCAGGGCCCAGTGGCTGAAGAAGTACGCGGAGCAGGGCGGGTACGACCTCACCCGGTCCTACGGCTACGGGGACTCCCACGCGGACGCCAGCTGGCTGGTGCTGATGGGCCACCCCTACACCGTCAACCCCGACCTGCCCCTCTACCGGCTGGCGAAGAAGAACCACTGGCCCATCGAGGACTGGAAGACCGTCTGA
- a CDS encoding MurR/RpiR family transcriptional regulator: MSIEQRIHAHYAGLSPQERRAADLILDHLDDLALYSSAELAQMSGVSRATLSRLYRHLGFESFTELRETARTLRQQGVPLGADGDPELGQHLDQELRNLRKALDPAGEDRTARAVHALAGARRVLVIGMRNSYPVALHLKQQLQQARDDVRLAPLPGQTLGEELVGLGQDDVVVLLGFRRRPRGFERLVAVCAGTGARTVLVADGTARRHAAAVDLWIECPLDSMGPFDSYAAAMSLVAVLADGVLAATGAEGRQRVGRAAELYAELDELDLR; the protein is encoded by the coding sequence GTGTCGATCGAACAGCGCATCCACGCGCACTACGCCGGGCTCTCGCCGCAGGAGCGGCGGGCCGCCGACCTGATCCTGGACCACCTCGACGACCTCGCGCTGTACAGCTCGGCGGAGCTGGCGCAGATGAGCGGGGTCTCCCGCGCCACCCTGTCCCGGCTGTACCGGCACCTCGGCTTCGAGTCCTTCACGGAGCTGCGCGAGACGGCCCGCACGCTGCGCCAGCAGGGCGTGCCCCTCGGCGCCGACGGCGACCCGGAGCTCGGCCAGCACCTCGACCAGGAGCTGCGCAACCTGCGCAAGGCGCTGGACCCGGCCGGGGAGGACCGCACCGCCCGGGCCGTGCACGCGCTCGCCGGGGCGCGGCGGGTGCTGGTGATCGGCATGCGCAACAGCTATCCGGTCGCCCTGCACCTCAAGCAGCAGCTGCAGCAGGCACGCGACGACGTCCGGCTCGCACCGCTGCCCGGCCAGACGCTCGGCGAGGAGCTCGTGGGTCTCGGCCAGGACGACGTGGTCGTGCTGCTGGGCTTCCGGCGCCGGCCCCGCGGCTTCGAGCGGCTCGTGGCGGTGTGCGCCGGGACCGGGGCGCGCACGGTCCTCGTCGCGGACGGCACGGCGCGGCGGCACGCCGCGGCGGTGGACCTGTGGATCGAGTGCCCCCTCGACAGCATGGGGCCCTTCGACTCCTACGCGGCCGCCATGAGCCTGGTCGCCGTGCTGGCCGACGGGGTGCTGGCGGCCACCGGGGCGGAGGGCCGGCAGCGGGTCGGCCGCGCGGCCGAGCTCTACGCGGAGCTTGACGAGCTCGACCTGCGCTGA
- a CDS encoding lysophospholipid acyltransferase family protein: MNRRKHHDQVPVRRSIDGGGETSASEPAPSAPPASSAQLDPARFRDPRRRLARRIAQRVFLHGLAYRTVRRTVVTHPAAEALDGPCIVVANHSSHLDAPLVLGSVPRRVRRDLATGVAADYFFTAPHKRMFTELIFNAFPVDRTGTGANRGLSKQLLKAGVPLLVFPEGTRSRTGRMAPFKIGAAGLAKAVGVPVLPVALIGAHEAMPHGSKWPRPGRPRVVVAVGEPLVARDKEPTAAFNERIESSVRALYAEHRPRIDA; this comes from the coding sequence GTGAACCGCCGCAAGCACCACGACCAGGTCCCGGTCCGGCGCTCCATCGACGGCGGGGGCGAGACCTCCGCCTCCGAGCCGGCCCCGTCCGCCCCGCCCGCCTCCTCCGCGCAGCTGGACCCCGCGCGGTTCCGGGACCCCCGGCGCCGGCTGGCCCGCCGGATCGCCCAGCGGGTGTTCCTGCACGGGCTGGCCTACCGCACGGTGCGCCGCACCGTGGTGACCCATCCGGCGGCCGAGGCCCTCGACGGCCCCTGCATCGTGGTGGCCAACCACTCCAGCCACCTCGACGCCCCGCTGGTGCTCGGCTCCGTGCCCCGGCGCGTCCGCCGGGACCTGGCGACCGGGGTGGCCGCGGACTACTTCTTCACCGCCCCGCACAAGCGGATGTTCACGGAGCTGATCTTCAACGCGTTCCCGGTGGACCGCACCGGCACGGGGGCCAACCGCGGGCTGTCCAAGCAGCTGCTGAAGGCCGGCGTCCCCCTGCTCGTCTTCCCCGAGGGGACCCGCTCCCGCACGGGCCGGATGGCGCCCTTCAAGATCGGCGCCGCGGGCCTGGCCAAGGCCGTGGGCGTGCCGGTGCTCCCGGTCGCCCTGATCGGCGCGCACGAGGCCATGCCGCACGGCAGCAAGTGGCCGCGCCCCGGCCGGCCCCGCGTCGTGGTGGCCGTCGGCGAGCCCCTCGTCGCCCGGGACAAGGAGCCCACCGCGGCCTTCAACGAGCGCATCGAGTCGTCGGTGCGCGCGCTCTACGCCGAGCACCGTCCGCGCATCGACGCCTGA
- a CDS encoding FAD-binding oxidoreductase, with translation MAHVKHMKWWGWGEEGVHFEYANKPAFAPFVKKALDVDLRPRQRDTIDFATVSVPASRADDDVLAALRSVTGAEHVSLDDELRIVHWAGKSVTELLLTRAGDFARVPDVVVYPGAEDEVAAVLRLAVERDLVVIPFGGGTSISRSLQPDPTEERTIVSLDLGRLNRVLSIDETSGLATIEAGVLGPDMEDQLNARGWTLGHFPDSFTHSTLGGWAATRSSGMQSDKYGDIADIVRGLRVVRPGGTVVLRPLPSTSTGPSLREMIIGSEGRLGVITQLDVHVHRIAEQREVIAYMFPTWQQALTAMHDIARSDIRTTFARVSDAHETAFSLSTQKAPTTLKKKVTAKGQDLLWEVMRRRGWDTDAMCIAYVCFEGEKAEVERRKKAVAGLVKKQGALVLGSGPGALYDQKKFDTPYLRDFLLEQNTIGDVSETAAPWSKLTTVHKAAYDAAHRAFAAQGKTGWIMSHMSHSYHAGACLYFTFGYEIGADPHGEYAAIKSAVQQAFIDAGGTLSHHHGVGLEHSPWMEQDVSPEGVDLMRRLFSATDPGGNLNPGKIVS, from the coding sequence ATGGCACACGTGAAGCACATGAAGTGGTGGGGCTGGGGCGAGGAGGGCGTGCACTTCGAGTACGCGAACAAGCCGGCCTTCGCCCCCTTCGTGAAGAAGGCCCTGGACGTCGACCTGCGCCCGCGGCAGCGGGACACCATCGACTTCGCGACGGTGAGCGTCCCGGCCTCCCGCGCGGACGACGACGTCCTGGCCGCCCTGCGGTCGGTCACCGGCGCCGAGCACGTGAGCCTCGACGACGAGCTGCGGATCGTGCACTGGGCCGGCAAGTCCGTGACCGAACTGCTGCTCACCCGGGCCGGCGACTTCGCCCGGGTGCCCGACGTCGTCGTCTATCCCGGTGCCGAGGACGAGGTCGCCGCGGTGCTGCGGCTGGCCGTCGAGCGGGACCTGGTGGTCATCCCCTTCGGCGGCGGCACGAGCATCTCGCGCAGCCTCCAGCCGGACCCCACCGAAGAACGAACGATCGTCTCCCTGGATCTGGGGCGGCTGAACCGGGTGCTCTCCATCGACGAGACCTCGGGCCTGGCCACCATCGAGGCCGGTGTCCTGGGCCCGGACATGGAGGACCAGCTCAACGCCCGCGGGTGGACCCTGGGCCACTTCCCCGACTCCTTCACGCACTCCACCCTCGGCGGCTGGGCCGCCACCCGGTCCTCCGGGATGCAGTCGGACAAGTACGGGGACATCGCCGACATCGTGCGCGGGCTGCGAGTGGTCCGGCCCGGCGGCACCGTGGTGCTGCGCCCGCTCCCGTCGACCTCCACGGGTCCGAGCCTGCGGGAGATGATCATCGGCTCCGAGGGCCGGCTCGGCGTGATCACGCAGCTGGACGTGCACGTCCACCGCATCGCGGAGCAGCGCGAGGTCATCGCGTACATGTTCCCCACCTGGCAGCAGGCGCTCACCGCGATGCACGACATCGCCCGGTCCGACATCCGGACCACCTTCGCCCGCGTCTCCGACGCGCACGAGACCGCGTTCTCCCTGTCCACGCAGAAGGCCCCGACCACGCTCAAGAAGAAGGTCACGGCCAAGGGCCAGGACCTGCTGTGGGAGGTCATGCGCCGCCGCGGCTGGGACACCGACGCCATGTGCATCGCCTATGTCTGCTTCGAGGGCGAGAAGGCCGAGGTCGAGCGCCGCAAGAAGGCCGTGGCCGGCCTCGTGAAGAAGCAGGGCGCGCTGGTCCTGGGCTCGGGCCCCGGCGCCCTCTACGACCAGAAGAAGTTCGACACCCCGTACCTGCGGGACTTCCTGCTCGAGCAGAACACCATCGGCGACGTCTCGGAGACGGCCGCCCCGTGGTCCAAGCTCACCACCGTGCACAAGGCGGCCTACGACGCCGCGCACCGGGCCTTCGCCGCACAGGGCAAGACCGGGTGGATCATGTCCCACATGTCGCACTCCTACCACGCCGGGGCGTGCCTCTACTTCACCTTCGGCTACGAGATCGGCGCGGACCCGCACGGCGAGTACGCCGCGATCAAGAGCGCCGTCCAGCAGGCCTTCATCGACGCCGGCGGAACCCTGTCCCACCATCACGGCGTGGGCCTGGAGCACAGCCCCTGGATGGAGCAGGACGTCTCCCCCGAGGGAGTCGACCTCATGCGCCGCCTCTTCAGCGCCACCGACCCGGGCGGCAACCTCAACCCGGGCAAGATCGTCAGCTGA
- a CDS encoding DUF4032 domain-containing protein: protein MKGPLSTPAPPAPQDEPGPAGGSGRVSIQTAFLDPVLLELPWHLPLEQWPDDVLVAYPRGLSRHVVRFARAGEKVVAIKETVPHYARHEYATLRRLQRMGAPSVVPDSVVTDRYTPEGEALPAALITDHLSFSLPYRAIFSAGPSAQTVILLVDALASLIVQMHLSGFYWGDVSLSNTLFRRDAGAFAAYLVDAETGEIHPALSRGQREYDIELARTNVAGEIMDLLAGAAEEGHELEDPIDPFEVSDRLVASYTSLWSALMDEESFSMDERWRVVERVRRLNELGFDVEEASMDTVDGRIRLRPQVVEPGHHTRRLQRLTGLRTHENQARRLLTDIDQLGRALYPGLPDDLVAQLWMREVFSPIMEAVTPPMRRKLEPAEIVHEVLEHRWFMSERAGKDVPTLAAVEDYVASQLAQRPDEREIF, encoded by the coding sequence ATGAAGGGTCCTCTCAGCACACCCGCCCCTCCGGCGCCGCAGGACGAGCCCGGGCCCGCCGGGGGAAGCGGCCGGGTCTCCATCCAGACGGCCTTCCTCGACCCCGTGCTGCTGGAGCTGCCCTGGCACCTGCCCCTGGAGCAGTGGCCGGACGACGTGCTGGTGGCCTACCCCCGCGGCCTCTCCCGGCACGTGGTGCGCTTCGCCCGGGCCGGCGAGAAGGTCGTGGCGATCAAGGAGACCGTGCCGCACTACGCCCGGCACGAGTACGCCACGCTGCGCCGGCTCCAGCGCATGGGCGCCCCGTCGGTGGTGCCCGACTCCGTGGTCACCGACCGGTACACCCCCGAGGGCGAAGCGCTGCCGGCGGCTCTCATCACCGACCACCTGAGCTTCTCCCTGCCCTACCGCGCGATCTTCTCGGCGGGGCCCAGCGCCCAGACGGTCATCCTGCTCGTCGACGCGCTCGCCTCGCTGATCGTGCAGATGCACCTGTCCGGGTTCTACTGGGGCGACGTCTCGCTGTCGAACACCCTGTTCCGCCGGGATGCCGGGGCCTTCGCCGCCTATCTCGTGGACGCGGAGACCGGGGAGATCCACCCGGCGCTGAGCCGGGGGCAGCGCGAGTACGACATCGAGCTGGCCCGCACCAACGTGGCCGGGGAGATCATGGACCTGCTCGCCGGGGCCGCCGAGGAGGGCCACGAGCTCGAGGACCCCATCGACCCGTTCGAGGTCTCCGACCGGCTCGTGGCCAGCTACACCTCCCTGTGGAGCGCGCTGATGGACGAGGAGTCCTTCAGCATGGACGAGCGCTGGCGCGTGGTCGAGCGGGTGCGCCGGCTCAACGAGCTGGGCTTCGACGTCGAGGAGGCCTCCATGGACACCGTCGACGGGCGGATCCGACTGCGCCCCCAGGTCGTGGAGCCCGGCCACCACACCCGGCGCCTGCAGCGGCTCACCGGGCTGCGGACGCACGAGAACCAGGCGCGGCGGCTGCTGACGGACATCGACCAGCTCGGCCGGGCCCTCTACCCGGGCCTGCCCGACGACCTCGTGGCGCAGCTGTGGATGCGGGAGGTCTTCTCCCCCATCATGGAGGCGGTGACCCCGCCGATGCGGCGCAAGCTCGAGCCGGCGGAGATCGTGCACGAGGTCCTGGAGCACCGCTGGTTCATGTCCGAGCGCGCCGGCAAGGACGTGCCGACCCTCGCGGCCGTCGAGGACTACGTGGCCTCGCAGCTGGCCCAGCGACCGGACGAGCGCGAGATCTTCTGA
- a CDS encoding ABC transporter ATP-binding protein, with protein MSAVRYANVTCQYPGAERPSVTDLDLEVADGEFLVLVGPSGCGKSTTLRMLAGLEEVTAGNIYIGDRDVTDVPSRDRDIAMVFQNYALYPHMTVAENMGFALKIAKVSPEERRTRVEEAAKILDLTDYLDRKPKALSGGQRQRVAMGRAIVRSPQVFLMDEPLSNLDAKLRVQTRTQIASLTRRLGVTTVYVTHDQVEAMTMGDRVAVLKDGVLMQVDTPRALYDAPATEFVAGFIGSPAMNLFRSPVTETGVQLGTLHIPLTPAQRTGLTGSQVTVGIRPEDLTPAGEGTGLPIVADVVEELGADAFVYGHLAPVTAANTIVQVDPTGQVEEDAPAAHEIVVRVEGRTPPRAGTTIWVAPNLDHVHLFDTTTGTRLPD; from the coding sequence ATGTCTGCTGTGCGCTACGCCAATGTCACCTGCCAGTACCCGGGGGCCGAGCGGCCCTCGGTCACCGACCTGGATCTGGAGGTCGCCGACGGGGAGTTCCTGGTCCTGGTGGGCCCTTCCGGGTGCGGGAAGTCCACCACCCTGCGGATGCTGGCCGGCCTGGAGGAGGTCACCGCCGGCAACATCTACATCGGGGACCGCGACGTCACCGACGTGCCCTCCCGGGACCGCGACATCGCGATGGTCTTCCAGAACTACGCCCTCTACCCGCACATGACCGTGGCCGAGAACATGGGCTTCGCCCTGAAGATCGCCAAGGTCAGCCCCGAGGAGCGCCGGACCCGGGTCGAGGAGGCCGCCAAGATCCTGGACCTCACCGACTACCTGGACCGCAAGCCCAAGGCCCTGTCCGGCGGGCAGCGCCAGCGGGTGGCCATGGGCCGGGCGATCGTGCGCTCCCCGCAGGTGTTCCTGATGGACGAGCCGCTGTCGAACCTCGACGCGAAGCTGCGCGTGCAGACCCGCACCCAGATCGCCTCCCTCACCCGCCGGCTGGGGGTCACCACCGTCTACGTCACCCACGACCAGGTCGAGGCGATGACCATGGGCGATAGGGTCGCGGTGCTCAAGGACGGGGTGCTGATGCAGGTCGACACCCCCCGGGCCCTCTACGACGCCCCCGCCACCGAGTTCGTCGCCGGGTTCATCGGCTCCCCGGCGATGAACCTCTTCCGCTCCCCGGTCACCGAGACCGGGGTCCAGCTGGGCACCCTGCACATCCCGCTGACCCCCGCCCAGCGCACCGGGCTCACCGGCTCCCAGGTCACCGTCGGGATCCGCCCCGAGGACCTCACCCCCGCCGGGGAGGGCACCGGGCTGCCGATCGTGGCCGACGTGGTCGAGGAACTGGGGGCCGACGCCTTCGTCTACGGGCATCTGGCCCCGGTCACCGCCGCCAACACCATCGTGCAGGTCGACCCCACCGGCCAGGTCGAGGAGGACGCCCCCGCCGCCCACGAGATCGTCGTGCGCGTGGAGGGCCGCACCCCGCCGCGGGCCGGGACCACCATCTGGGTCGCCCCGAACCTGGACCACGTCCACCTCTTCGACACCACCACCGGCACCCGCCTGCCCGACTGA
- a CDS encoding TetR/AcrR family transcriptional regulator — MADDDRADPRTVSTDKKITAAALALLREGGPQRVSIEAVSAASGVAKTSIYRRYANSLEMLEGALEVAVSTYSPQRPSAPASWDEGLAEALHFLLHDMGIGVAVSLLSEPHSETSRVLRTHLVRPRVERLKELFAAEIAAGRLSPELDVDVVLDFVLGSAYSHVARYGSLGEDWPQRVHRTLTGVLEAHRP; from the coding sequence ATGGCCGACGACGACCGGGCCGATCCGCGCACCGTCAGCACGGACAAGAAGATCACCGCCGCGGCGCTCGCCCTCCTGCGGGAGGGCGGGCCGCAGCGGGTGAGCATCGAGGCGGTCTCGGCCGCCTCGGGCGTGGCCAAGACCTCGATCTACCGCCGCTACGCCAACAGCCTGGAGATGCTCGAGGGCGCCCTCGAGGTGGCCGTGTCCACGTACTCCCCGCAGCGGCCGAGCGCGCCCGCGAGCTGGGACGAGGGCCTGGCCGAGGCGCTGCACTTCCTGCTGCACGACATGGGCATCGGCGTGGCCGTCTCGCTCCTGAGCGAGCCGCACTCGGAGACCTCCCGGGTGCTGCGCACCCACCTGGTCCGTCCGCGGGTGGAGCGGCTCAAGGAGCTGTTCGCCGCCGAGATCGCCGCGGGACGGCTCAGCCCGGAGCTGGACGTCGACGTCGTTCTGGACTTCGTGCTCGGCTCCGCCTACTCCCACGTCGCCCGCTACGGCAGCCTGGGGGAGGACTGGCCCCAGCGGGTGCACCGGACCCTGACAGGGGTCCTGGAGGCGCACCGCCCGTGA
- the otsB gene encoding trehalose-phosphatase, with protein MTDTHDDARPALEQALDRAAAAGTLLVALDFDGTLAPFTDDPGDSRALPEAQTALEQLLALDRTYVAVISGRPLHFLRAVVDPDGRMLLSGSHGAELHLDALGDAAADSELRLSPAQQDLLGRAAALVEAQVARYPGSRLELKPTGAAFHTRTMVDQASSARAEQEMIEAFEQLDGLKITPGQHVVESSVHSATKGEGITAFMQATGAEVTLFAGDDVTDENAMRELGPGDLGIKVGSGESAAAHRVASPAELAGVLARLVELRRTALS; from the coding sequence GTGACGGACACCCACGACGACGCCCGGCCGGCGCTCGAGCAGGCTCTCGACCGGGCGGCGGCGGCCGGGACGCTGCTGGTCGCCCTGGACTTCGACGGCACCCTGGCCCCGTTCACGGACGACCCCGGCGACAGCCGGGCGCTGCCGGAGGCGCAGACCGCCCTCGAGCAGCTGCTGGCGCTGGACCGGACCTACGTGGCCGTCATCTCGGGGCGGCCCCTGCACTTCCTGCGCGCCGTCGTGGACCCCGACGGCCGGATGCTGCTCTCCGGCTCGCACGGGGCCGAGCTGCACCTCGACGCGCTCGGGGACGCCGCGGCGGACTCGGAGCTGCGGCTCTCCCCGGCCCAGCAGGACCTGCTCGGCCGGGCGGCCGCACTCGTGGAGGCGCAGGTGGCCCGGTACCCGGGATCCCGGCTCGAGCTCAAGCCCACCGGGGCGGCCTTCCACACCCGCACGATGGTGGACCAGGCGTCGTCCGCCCGCGCCGAGCAGGAGATGATCGAGGCCTTCGAGCAGCTGGACGGGCTGAAGATCACCCCGGGCCAGCACGTGGTCGAGTCCTCGGTGCACTCCGCCACGAAGGGTGAGGGCATCACGGCGTTCATGCAGGCGACCGGGGCCGAGGTCACCCTCTTCGCCGGCGACGACGTCACGGACGAGAACGCCATGCGGGAGCTCGGTCCGGGCGATCTCGGCATCAAGGTGGGCAGCGGGGAGAGCGCGGCGGCGCACCGGGTCGCCTCTCCGGCCGAGCTGGCCGGAGTGCTCGCCCGGCTGGTCGAGCTGCGGAGGACCGCTCTGTCCTGA